The following proteins come from a genomic window of Gemmatimonadota bacterium:
- a CDS encoding discoidin domain-containing protein, translated as MNLAVNNGARAYPLVTTSYSAPGTSPHWLNDGQIWYHQAPPNRWTTAGSPNATDWIVVDFGEPRPVHEVALYFLDDSAGAKPPASYRIEAWQNGRWAPVAMPRIFVPPTGRQANRTRLINTTTSKLRVTFTPRKGVSVGLAEVEAWSNAPLPLSAPKTPSPNLAWGAAVSASFTSNFDKVSEVNDMAVAFTRASRNRWTAFGSSNAMDWVELDFQRAAKIGSVELYLWGDGRGVKAPKRVTIQYWDGTDWRDAMVHAQVPAEPAVSMVNTVTIMPVTTNKVRVRFTHNLPAVSGMTEIRILEAGQ; from the coding sequence GTGAACCTCGCGGTGAACAACGGTGCTCGCGCATACCCGCTGGTCACCACCTCCTACTCCGCACCGGGAACCTCGCCGCACTGGCTCAACGACGGGCAGATCTGGTATCACCAGGCGCCGCCGAATCGGTGGACCACGGCCGGGTCGCCGAACGCCACCGACTGGATCGTCGTCGACTTCGGCGAGCCGCGCCCAGTGCACGAGGTGGCGCTCTACTTCCTCGACGACTCGGCCGGGGCCAAGCCGCCGGCGTCTTACCGCATCGAGGCGTGGCAGAACGGCCGCTGGGCACCGGTGGCGATGCCGCGCATCTTCGTCCCGCCGACGGGGCGGCAGGCCAACCGTACCAGGCTCATCAACACCACGACCTCGAAACTCCGCGTGACCTTTACGCCGAGGAAGGGGGTGTCGGTCGGACTCGCAGAGGTCGAGGCATGGAGCAATGCGCCGCTGCCGCTGAGTGCACCGAAGACGCCATCGCCGAACCTCGCCTGGGGCGCGGCGGTCAGCGCGTCGTTCACGTCCAATTTCGACAAGGTGAGCGAAGTGAACGACATGGCCGTGGCCTTCACGCGGGCGTCGCGCAATCGCTGGACGGCATTCGGATCTTCGAATGCGATGGACTGGGTCGAGCTCGACTTCCAGCGCGCGGCGAAGATCGGCTCGGTCGAGCTGTACTTATGGGGAGACGGCCGCGGCGTGAAGGCGCCGAAGCGGGTCACCATCCAGTACTGGGATGGCACCGACTGGCGCGACGCGATGGTGCACGCGCAGGTGCCCGCCGAACCGGCGGTGTCGATGGTCAACACGGTGACGATCATGCCGGTCACCACGAACAAGGTTCGCGTCCGCTTCACCCACAATCTTCCCGCCGTCAGCGGGATGACCGAGATCCGCATCCTGGAGGCAG